The Nocardioides humi genome includes a region encoding these proteins:
- a CDS encoding DUF1015 family protein yields the protein MGNPSTGRAFARPYKDVSARLLRWQARGLVRADTEPALYLHEYSANGMTVRGLVGALDVSRRAAGPEERAVLPHEGIHPPRPTSWPTGWRRCSSTPPPSCSSTRARPACAPSSAR from the coding sequence GTGGGCAACCCGAGCACCGGACGGGCCTTCGCCCGCCCGTACAAGGACGTCTCCGCCCGTCTCCTGCGCTGGCAGGCCCGCGGCCTGGTCCGCGCCGACACCGAGCCGGCGCTCTATCTCCACGAGTACAGCGCCAACGGGATGACCGTGCGTGGCCTGGTCGGCGCCCTCGACGTCTCCCGCCGCGCCGCCGGGCCCGAGGAGCGCGCCGTCCTGCCGCACGAGGGGATCCACCCGCCCAGGCCGACGAGCTGGCCGACCGGATGGAGGAGATGCAGCTCAACCCCGCCCCCATCCTGCTCGTCCACCAGGGCACGCCCCGCCTGCGCGCCCTCCTCGGCGAGGTGA
- a CDS encoding single-stranded DNA-binding protein: MAVEMQEAETANTVMLSGRVAAEPEERVLPSGDRLWTCRVIVPRAEVRLLASGRKGPSVDVVDLAAWSARARRSMRSWRAGDVVGVEGALRRRFYRPAGGRPPASRSRSRRVGCCVAQ, translated from the coding sequence ATGGCGGTCGAGATGCAGGAGGCCGAGACGGCCAACACGGTGATGCTGAGCGGCCGGGTGGCGGCCGAGCCGGAGGAGCGGGTGCTGCCGAGCGGCGACCGGTTGTGGACCTGCCGGGTGATCGTGCCGCGGGCCGAGGTCCGGTTGCTGGCCTCCGGCAGGAAGGGCCCGTCGGTCGACGTGGTGGACCTGGCGGCCTGGTCGGCCCGCGCGCGACGGTCCATGCGGAGCTGGCGGGCGGGCGACGTCGTCGGCGTCGAGGGAGCGTTGCGGCGGCGCTTCTACCGGCCGGCGGGCGGACGGCCTCCCGCGTCGAGGTCGAGGTCACGTCGGGTCGGATGCTGCGTCGCGCAGTGA